CAGGCCATTCTCATTCCAGGACAGGGATGAAAATGATGGCATACAGTTCTACTATGACACGCCATACGCTCGGAAAAGCAACGGGAACGGGAAAGTCTATTTCATGAAGCCTGTGATACACAATACAGCGAACAACAAGACACCGATATATCAGTCGGAGCTGTTTTTCAGGCTGTCAATAGATGCAGGACTGGTGGACGGGGACGTGATAGCCATAGATGGAGCAACGACGAAGTTTCTGTGTAAGATGCTCACATCTCCGGACCATTCAAATGTGCTGGCGTTCGCTATGAAATATGTGGCATGAGGTGAAGCATGGCATTTGATGCTGTCGTGTTCGGAACTTATGTTGTGGGCACAGGATTCACTGTGGGAGATTCAATATCATCAGGCGGATTCAGGTGTTTCATAGTGCCACAGGCCACAATAGGCGATGCGCCTCTGGATGTGACTATTACTTATGTAGACCAGTTTGGCAATTCACAAACAGCAGACGTTAGCACTTCAGTAGAAGCCTATAAGACATCAGGCAGTCACATAGAAATTGCTCTCAATGCAGGTGACACCGGGATCAGGAGTGTATCGGCAGTATCAGTGACGGGAGGGACAACGGCTGATGAGTTCACGCTTGAGAGCTGGAATGAAGGGTTAGGTGGTTCCCTTGCATTGGAATCATCAGATGCAAGCCAGCCGGATTCAAATACAGGACTGGTTGGTGTAAGGGAATTTTCACCGGCTATGCTGCTGGAAGAGGAAACAGAGAATGATCTAATGTTCACAGAAGGAGTCACTACGTTAAACGTGGACTATGATGGCGATATGTTCACGCTCCAGACAGAACAGATCGCCATCTATCCGGAGAACTCGGCCCACGTAGATACAGATGATGGATTCCTGCCGGGTATGTTTACTCTGGACAATTCTACAATGAGCATGAAACTGGACCTGGCCGACGAAAGTGATTACAACAAGGTGGATGAGACCTACATGAACAAAGGGTTTGAGATAATCGCATCAGGCTTTATCCAGATAACCTTTGACTATGAAGTGGTGCTGAATTCCTCGTACTTCATTGCAGAGCTTGTGGACAGTGAAGGTACTGTGAAGTGGAGCAAGACAGGGACAGCTTCTGGCACTGGCCAGGTGGTTACCTTTGTAGACGATTACTGTGTATTCCGGGTCAGGTGCATTGCTCCGAATTCTCCTTCGGTCTGGACTTCGCCTGTGGATCCTTGGGACAACCACATGTACATAGGCAACGTGGTGCTGGACAGGTACAAGACTTCAGGCTACATTGAGCAGACGGGTTACAAGTACAAGGAATTCATGAAAGCCTTGAGGATAATAGATCTTGGCTATACACTGGGCACAGCTGATACACAAGTGAAGGCTCAGATCGATGTAGGTGACAGTCTGGCATCCACGTCAGGATTTGTAGGCCCGGACGGGACATCGAGCACCTATTATACAGACAACAACGGGAAAATATGGACAGGAGCGGCTGCTGGCAAATACTGGAGAACGAAAGTATGGTTAACCGGTGACGGAAAGTACACGCCTTCATTTGACTTTATCTGGTATTATTTCGACATGTGGATAAAGCACAGATTGCTCAGTTTCCCGGACACGAACCCCGCAACAGTGCTGGTCCCGGTTGATTTTCATCCACTGGTAATAGAGAGTTCACAGGCCAATCAACCGGACAGTCAATTCTTTTATTTGTCTAAAAACGAGATGCTGCACTCGGCTCTAACGACAGACATAGAGATATCATTGGAGCACACCGCAGATGTGGACAACAAGACCGGTGAGATTGGCCTGAGCACATACAGGATTAACAAAGAAGTGTTTGATGCTACAGATTTTGTATATGGCTGCATCACGAGCGGAGTGGTGTTCAATAACAGTACCTTTGAACTAGAGGAAGAGGAAATCGAACCGGACTATTCAACAGAAATAGATGAGGATGACGGGTTCCTGTCGTGCAATGGCACCGTTGATGCAGGCAATAAAGAGCTGAAAATAGATCTGTTGGCAGACACTACATACACGGTGATAGATAGTAACTATCCGAATCATGGCTTCATATGGCAAGAATCAGGTTTTCTGTCGGTGGAGTTTGATTATGATGTGAATATCAACTCGAGCTACTTCATACTGGAGCTGCTGGACGCAGACGGGACGGTGGTATGGTCAAAGAGCGGTACTACTTCAGGCACCGGTCAGGTGGTCACTATGAACTCGACCAAGTTCCATTTCAGGCTCAGGTGTAAGGCAAATTACACGACACCGACAGACTACTCCGAAGGAATCACGGTCAGCAATATCAAAATAACCCGATATCCGACAACAGGACTGATAGAGATGCCCTGGTACCTGTGGAGAGAGCATAACAAGTCGCTGGATATATTCTATATGTCAATCACAGAAGCGGTAGGCTGCGATATAAGAGCACAAATCTACATCAGCGATGACCAGAGCGGAACACCGAATTCCGGATGGATTGGACCGGATGGTACAAGTACCACATCCTACAGTGCAGGTTATACGCCCATGAATAGTGCAGGATATGCAGGCAAATACTATAAGCTGAAAATAATGTTTACCTCTGACGGGATGCACACACCCACATTCCACAGGATAGAGATACAGGAGACAATGTATATTTATCTACGACATCTGAAGTTGGCTACATCTTGGTCAGAATCATCGGTAGGTGTGGTCATGTCCGGCTATGCCATTGATCAAGAAAGTAACCCTATAATGAACGCAATAAAAGTGATACTAGAGAGCACCTATGTGTTCGGGAGGGATACAATGGGAGTGGTAAATCCGGAAACAGGTTTTTACCAGATATTCGTCAAGGATGCCTATTACGACAAGCGCCACCTGATATTACAAGTGCCAGGGAAAACTACGAATCTATCTCTGCGAGGATATGGAACACCGGATGCAGTAGATGCTACATCAGGCATACCAGAGAACCAGGACTTACAGTTCTGGAAGGCACCGCTATGCAAGTCCGTGGCTCATGTTGATTCACTTGTCACTTATTGAAGTGGAATCACTATCATTCAACGCTTCCTTCAATTTCCCCAGGTATCCTTGCAATTCTTGGACATCCTTTGGTTCTTTTGCTCCTATTTCAAGAAGCAGTTGCATACCCAATTGTTGCATGTCATCAACATTCGTTGCTGCAACTGCATTAAGAGCCATTCCACAATTGCTGCAGAAATCTGCTGTTGGGCCATTTGTGGTCTTGCAACGTGGACAATTCTTAGGGGTAAGCTCCGAGGGCTTGTCCTGCTTTTCCTTTAGTCCATAATGTTCAAGTATGGTGCTGTCAACCTGAGCACCCGCAAGATGAATATATGTGCCGGACTGCCGCGTTCCATGTACCCATCCCATGTTTTTTTCCAGCTGTGCCTGTGTCATAAATGTGGCATATTCTGTAATCCTTGAGTGCCTGAAAAGATGGTTATATACACGCTTTTTTATTCCGGCTTTATTTGCAGCTCTTTTTATGACCATTCGGATGCCGCCATATTTCATTGCCCTGCCTTTGTACTTCCCATAATTGACCCAAAGAGGTGCATCTGGATTATCCCTTTCCGGATGCGTATCAAGCCACTTTGATACATAAGGGGCACTGAATACAAGTCGAATTCTGCGCATACCAGTCTTTCCTTTTACCATCAGAACTGCACCATATACGTCTGGAACAAAGTGTTTAATCTTCGCTTCTCCCATCTCCCCGACTCTCCCGCCGGCATCATACCACATGGCAACCATAGCTCTGTTGCGCGGATGATCACATACGTCAATCATTTGCTTCACTTCATCTTCTGTGAGCAATTCTTCTGGCAATATCTGGTCACACTGCTTTATGTTTGTCTTGATCCATCTGGTTATCTCTGGATCTGTCTCACTATTATGCAACCATCTGAAAAAACGCTTGATTGTTACCTTGTACCCTTGTTTTGTCCATGCCTTTCGGTCAGATCTCTCAATCTCAGCCACTACTCTATACATATCAGATTTGGTGACTTCATCGAAGTCTTTGTCAAACCAGCTAGCTAGTATGTTTAAATTACTGAGATATTTGAGTATCCTCGCTTCAGATAGACCTTCAGCGTACAATACGTGAACAAAAGAAAAAATAGTGTCTTTATTTTTTTGAGAATAATCCGCATCAAGGACGCGTTGCTCAGCACTAGCTATTCTTTTACTGAAATCATATAATCCCATGCCATATACCTTCATTTCTTGATTTATATTTGAAATCCAAGCTGGGTGAAAGTATAGGCTTCAAACTGAGAAAATGAAGCCCCGGGCGTGATTTGAACACGCGACCTAGTGATTACAAATCACTCGCTCTGCCAGGCTGAGCCACCGAGGCGCATTGAACTACCTTTACATACAGATTATAGCAAATAAATTTTATGCTTGCGTGTGCATATCTGGTACTCATGTGGCGTGAAATGGCGCGTATTGGAAGCAAGCTTGTAAATCATGGGTTAGTTGAATCGAATTTTGGAAATATCAGTGTTCGAAAAGGCGATAATCTGGTAATAACCCGTACCGGCTGTTGTCTTGATGAAATAACTGAAGAAACGGTTGTGGAAGTGCCCATAGACCGCAATTCCCTGCTGGATAAAATTGCTTCTTCCGAAACTGCAGTTCATCGCCAGATCTATCGCAATACAGATGCCGGTGCAATAGTGCATGCGCACTGTCCATATTCTGTTACTCTCTCTTTGCTTCAGGAAGGCGGCAACATCTCGCCTATTGACAGTGAAGGTATGCTCTTCCTTGGGGATGTGCCAATTATCAAAGGAAAAATTGGAAGTGAAGAACTGGCAGACGCAGCCTCTGCGGCTCTTTCAAGGCATCACGGCGCAATTGTATATAGCCACGGCACAATCTCCGTTGGAAAGAATCTTGACGAAGCCTACATCTATACCACCCAGATAGAACACTCCTGCAAAATAAAGTATCTTTATGATCTGGCACGCAAATAACGGGTAAAAGCTATCTACACCGGATGTGTAAAGGAAAAGACACATATGACTCTTGAAAAACTCCGTCCGATAACTGCCACCTATGTGGAATCCATTGCAAAAAGAGCAATATCCGCAGGATTAACTCCCAATTATGTGTCTATTATTTCCCTCATTTTCTCAGCGCTGGCAGGAATCGCTTTTTACTATTCACTGGAAGTTGCAATTTATGCTCTTGTGGCCGTTATTTTTGTATCTTTAAACTCCTTTTTTGATGCGCTGGACGGTAGTATGGCCCGGTATCAGGGCATTGCAAGCAGAAAAGGAGATTTCCTTGATCATGTCATCGACAGGTATGCTGATATGTTCATAATAGGCGGAATTTTCTTCGGAGGGCATGTTGACTGGGAAATCGGTGTCATAGCTCTTGTGGGTGTTTTGCTTACAAGTTATCTGGGTACACAGGCACAAGCGCTCGGAATTGGCCGTTTTTATGGCGGGCTTATGGGAAGGGCTGACAGGCTTGTACTAATAATGATCGCTGCGATTGCTTACGTTATTTATGCACAGCCACTTGCCGGCTACACAATTCTTGGCTGGTGTGTAGTGGTTCTTGCTTTCACATCACATATTACTGCTTTCCAGAGAATCTACAGTGTGTGGAATAAACTGTAAATTCCTCAGTTTGACTTCATGGGGATAACATGTCTGCCGAAAAAAAATATGACTATATGGAGCATACCGCAGATGCACGTTTTCGTGCTTATGGGGCTAACCTCGAAGAAGCTTTTGAGAATGCAGCGGAAGCCATGTTCAATGTCATGATTGACACTTCAGATATTCCGTGCAGGACTTCCATACCCATCGAGGTGGAAGCCGATGATCTGGAAATGTTGCTTGTGGAGTGGCTCTCAGAATTGCTTTATCATTTTGAGGTTGAATTCATAGTATTCAGTAAATTTGCTGTTATTGGTATAAATCATCAGGACGGTGTATATTCATTATCTGCAACAGCATGCGGAGAATTCATAGATCTGGATAAACATGCCTTTGAGACCGAAGTGAAGGCAGTTACTTATAATAATCTCCTTGTGCAGGAAGCCGGAGATGATACAATGGTGCAGGTTACAGTTGATACATGAAGGGGGTTTTATATTATGGAACAAGATGCAGGTTCAGCAGGCAAACTACGAAAAATTGATGAGGATATCTGGGAAGTCCCGCAAGATTACAAGGAAGGTATGCGGGTTCCGGGCAGGATTTTCCTTTCAGAGACTCTTCTTGGGAATCTTGAGAATGAGGCACTTGAGCAAGTGGCCAATGTTGCCATGCTTCCGGGTATCCAGAAGTATTCCATGGCCATGCCGGATGCCCATGTAGGCTATGGTTTTCCCATCGGGGGAGTTGCGGCTTTTGATGAGGATGAAGGTGTGATAAGTCCGGGAGGCGTGGGATTTGATATCAATTGTGGAGTTCGCCTCATACGTTCCAATTTACAGAGAGAGGATACTTTGCCTCATCTCAATCAGTTGTTAGACGGATTATTTGATGCGGTTCCTTCCGGCCTTGGTTCCAAAAGCAAGATACGGGCTTCCGAGAGTGAACTTGATGAAATATTCGTTGCAGGTTCACAATGGGCTGTGGAGCATGGGTACGGCGTGAAAGCCGATATAGAACACTGTGAGGGCAATGGCCGTATTGAAGGTGCACTTCCGGATCAAATCAGCAAAAAGGCACACAAAAGAGGGCGCCCACAATTGGGCACTCTTGGTAGTGGTAATCACTTCCTTGAATTGCAATGCGTTGATGAGATATATGATGAAGAGGCTGCCAAAGCCTTCGGATTGGAAAAGGGAAAGGTTACTTTCATGGTACACTGTGGTTCCCGTGGAGCTGGCCATCAGGTATGTACGGATCATATCAAGACACTGACGAGTGCAGCAAAAAAATACGGCATCGATCTTCCTGACAGGCAGCTTGCATGTGCTCCTGCACAATCAAAGGAAGCTCAGGATTACTTTGGAGCGATGGCTGCAGCGGCCAATTATGCCTGGACCAACCGGCAGGTTATAATGCACCAGTCACGCGGTATTTTTGAAAAAGTGTTCGGCATGGATCAGGATGAACTTGGCCTTGATCTTGTGTACGATGTAGCTCATAACGTTGCAAAGCTTGAGGAACATGAGATTGATGGGGAAAAGAAAAAAGTGTACGTTCACCGCAAAGGTGCAACACGTGCCTTCCCTGCAGGTCATAAGGAAGTTGCAAAAGCCTACAGGAATGTTGGGCAACCTGTTCTGATACCCGGAAGCATGGGGACTCCGTCTTATGTTTTGTGTGGTAATGAAGCAGGAATGCACATCTCATTCGGAAGTGCCTGTCATGGTGCAGGAAGAGTAATGAGCAGATCCCATGCGAAAAAGAGTTTTTCCGGTGAAGACATCCGGGTGCGTCTTGAGGATCGCGGAATCCTTGTAAAAGCTGCTCATCCTTCGGTTATCGCGGAAGAAGCACCAGAGGTTTACAAGTCCAGCAGTGAAGTCGTTGATGTAGTTCACAGGGTGGGAATTGCAAGAAAAGTGGCAAAGCTCGTGCCTCTTGGTGTTGTAAAAGGTTAACGAGAATTGGAGGAAACGGATATTGTTGAGGGGATGAATGGTTTGCTTGGTTACAGTCAGATCTGCAATGCTAACAAGCTTGTACCCGCTTCCTCTAATTACAGTTGGTTATTATAATATTTAAAGGGTTTGATGGAGTAAGAACTATAAAATTACGCTGACCCGAGCGATATAAATACCATTCTCACATCTTCGGTTCTAATTATGGTTGCAGATGCTAATCTCTTAAGTCAGGTGCGTGTTATGGCCGATTACCAGTTTGGTAAAGGTTCCGGAAACGTGCTTTTCCCGGATGACGTAAGTTTCATGCTTTCAAGGACAAAACGTGTGCGTCAGGTACTTTCAGGCAAATCCAGAATTGCTACAGTACGCGCAAAAGACGGTGTACTGACATTGAGTATCGAAGCTGCATCCATGCTTCATTCTTTCCTTCCTTTTCCAAGGCAGCGTGTTGTTATATGTGAAGATGCGGTTCCTTTTGTTTCAAAGGGTAAAACTGCTTTTGCAAAACATGTTCTGGAACTTGATCCGGAGCTAAGATCCGGTGAGGAAGTTCTTGTTGTTGACGAACAGGATAAGTTGCTCGCTGCAGGTCAGTTGTTGTTGGCAGTTCCCGAAATCATAGTTATGGATTCAGGAGCGGCTGTAGACGTAAGAGTGGGTATTGAGAAATAATCATTTGAAATCTAATTATATATACGATAACCACCCATTGCCGTAATAGGAAATCTCCTTCGGAGTGTGAGATCATCGAAGATGAACAGCCCCTGAACACCCTTGTGATCCCTGACGGGACAAAGATGGAAGAACATACTATTGTTGTTGATGGTGATGTCGTTGTCGGCAACCATTCTGATCTGGGTTACGGGTTGATTGCAAATTCCGCCATTTTAGGAGAACGGGTAAACGTATCAGGTGACATCGCAACAACATCCGATGTCAGGATTGACATCTGGTCCCGCATTAACGGAAGTGTCAGGACTGACGAGAATGCCTATATCGGTGAATTTGTCAACATTGGAGGTAAACTGGTTGTCAAAGGTGATCTTGATGTCGGAAACGATGTAAATATTGAAGAAGGCTTTGAAGCCAGGGGGTGGATTGTAGTTCGCAATCCGGTACCTGTAGTTGCATATATTTTCCTCTATATTGCCGAATTACTCCGTCTGGGAAAAGGTGAGGAAGTCGAAAAAGCCCTCGATGAACTCTTTTCTGACGATGGCGAAGATCTGGGTGTTAATATCATGATTATTCCCAACGGGTCACGTATTTCCGCAGATTCCATCCGGGTTCCCGGAACTGCAAAAATAGGCAGCGACTGCCGCCTTGTGGGAAACATCCGCGCAGAATCCCTTAAAATGGGTGACGAAACCACTCTTTACGGAAGCATAAGGGCTGCAGGAACTGTCGAACTCGGGGAAAACAATGCCATACACGGAAATATCGTGTCCCGGGGCAAAGTTATAATTCACGAGGGAACCCATGTACTGGGGCAAATTAATGCTGCACTGATTAATATTCACGAATCCGCACGAGTGGACGGTGTGATGAGGGCAAGTGCAGGAATCTCATTTATCCGTGAAGAAGAAGATATTATTAATGATAATGAACTCATGAGGCTGGATGTTTCCGGTTCTCCTGAATAAATTCTCTTTTTGAAAGGTGTTTTCAGATGGCTAGCTATAGTTCAATTTCAGCAAAAGATTCCGAGTGTGTCATGCAGACATATACTCACCAGCCGATTGCTCTTGAACGGGGTGAAGGTGCTGTTGTATGGGACGTTGACGGGAAGGAGTATATCGATTGTGTCGCAGGAATTGCGGTGAACAATGTAGGTCACTGTCATCCCGCGGTTGTGAAAGCAATTCAGGATCAGGCAGCAAAGCTGATCCATGTTTCAAATCTTTATTATACCGAAATGCAGGCAAACCTGGCGGAGAAGCTTGTGTCTCTTACGGGGATGGATCGTGTTTTCTTCTGTAATTCAGGGGCTGAAGCGGTTGAAGCTGCTATGAAACTGGCACGTATGGTTACAGGAAAACATGAATTTGTGGCACTCAAAGGTTCTTTCCACGGCAGGACAATGAATCCGCTGTCAGTCACCTACAAGGAGGCTTACAAGGAACCCTTCAAACCAATGCCTGTCAAGGCTACTTTTGCGGACTTTGGTGATGCTGAGGATGTGGCAAATTCCATCGGTCCGGGGACTGCTGCTGTAATCGTTGAACCAATACAGGGTGAAGGCGGGATCAATGTACCTTCCGAAGGATTCCTTCAGGAGGTTCGCAAGGTATGTGATGAGACTGGTACTCTTCTTATCTTTGATGAGGTACAGACCGGATTCGGACGTACTGGAAAATGGTTCTGTAAAGAGCATTCAGGCGTGCAGCCGGATATCATGACAATGGCAAAGGCAATGGCTGGTGGCCTTCCCATGGGAGGAATTGCTGCACGTGAAGGGCTTACTTTCACAAAGAGCCAGCATGCTTCTACTTTCGGTGGAGGTCCTCTGGTATGTGCTGCTGCTCTTGCTTCAATCAAGGTCATGGAAGATGAGAACCTCATTGAGAGATCCCGTGAGATGGGCGAATACTTCCGGAAGCAACTTTCAGATCTGGGTCGCGATGATTTCCTTGAAGTACGTGGCAAGGGATTGATGATAGGTGTTGAGACGGGCCGCCCGTGTGCTGACTTTGTAAATGCTGCCCGTGAGATGGGTTTATTGCTAAACTGCACTTCAGACACGGTTTTGAGGCTTGCTCCTCCACTTACGATTTCAAAAGAACAGATTGATACGGTGGTCGATATTCTTGGCAAGGTCTGATCTGATAAAGCCTGAAATTCGTTCTATAGCACCTTATGTTCCCGGCAAATCCATTGAAGAAATTGCGAAAAAGTACTGTCTGTCAGCGGATAAAATCATAAAACTGGGTTCCAATGAAAACGTGCTTGGGCCTTCTCCAAAAGCCTTGGAGGCAATGGTCGGGCATGCTCAGGATATCAATATTTACCCTTCTGCTGATGCCGGGGAGCTGGTTTCTGCTATTTCCAAGTACGTCGGTATGCCTGAAGACATGATCGTAGGTTCTGGCCCGGGTATGGATGGGTTGCTTGACGGATTGATGAGACTTCTGATATCTCCGGGCTCGGAAGTTGTTATTTCAACTCCCACTTTCTCCTATTACGAGCTATCTGCAAGAGCAAACGGCGGGACGCCTGTTTTTGTCAGGCGAAATGATGATTTCAGCATAGATGTTGATTCACTGAAGGACGCTGTAACTGATGCAACCAAAATGATGTTTATATGTTCTCCCAACAACCCTTCTGGGAACTCTATGTCCGAAACAGAACTTCGGAGTCTTGTGGAGAACGTTTCTTGTCTCGTTTTTGTGGATGAAGCTTATGTCGAATTTGCAGACAGGACTTTTGTGTCCCTTGTGAATGAGTATGACAATCTTATTATCGGGCGCACTCTTTCAAAGGCATTCGGGCTTGCGGGGCTTCGTATTGGTTATGGTATCATGCCCGCCTGGTTGAAGGTTGAGTACATGAAAGCAGGAACGCCATTCAATGTGAGCAGTGTGGCACTTGTGGCCGGTTCTGCAGCATTGTCTGATGAGGAACATCTCAAAAGAAGTCAGGAAATGGTTCGGGAAGGTCGAAAATATCTGATGGACTATATTCCGTTCACAGTTTACGACTCACAGGCAAACTTTGTGCTTGTGGACGTGTCTCCTGTGAAGGCGAAGGATGTATGTGAACACCTGCTCAGACAGGGTATTATTGTAAGGGATTGCACTTCCTTCAGGGATGCGGGTGAATCCCTGATTCGTGTAACAATCGGGACCGCTGAGCAAAACAAAAAAGTTGTTAATGGATTCTCTTCATTCTGAAGAGCTTTCCACCTTTTCTATTTTCATGAGCGGATAATCAAGTTCACGCTCATATTCCATGGATGCAAAGAGCCGGACGTTTTTATAAGCTACAATCAGTTTCACTGTGATCATCCGCCCTTCCAGCTCACAATAACCGAATTCATTATTGAGTTTAGATCTTACTATGTCCCTGTCTATTTTGACTGTGATGCTTTCGACAAATGGCTGGACTGAGATGCTTTCAGCAATTGCATTTTCAAGGCTTTCTGCCGTGTGAAGGCTGATTGGTGAACCTGTGAATTGGTGATAAAGAGCTCCCAGTTTTATCCCAGCTTCAAAGGCCGCATTTTCTGCATCCGTGATTTTTTCTGACATAGTATCTAGAGGTGGATTGTGGTGATGAGTATAAAGAGATTGTGCCTTTAAGGTTGCAATAGTTATAGCGGAGTGAATCCCGGCACCTCCCCCTGAGATGCTCTTTCTGGATTGATATACTTTTGTGCTCGTCCCCAACAATGGAAGTAACATCGGCACTCCGCTATCGTTTTTGTGTCTCAGACGGGCGCCTATATGCACTTTTCAGACATAAATCTTTTGAGTGGTTCTCAGGATGTTTTGGGTGTCTGTAGGTTTACAATTTTCACTAGTTTATGGGGGTTGGAATTGTCAATTAGGCCATGTACTCCGAAATGAGGCACATGCTCTTTGTAATTTTCTTAAGAACTTTTGGTTAGTAACCCTTTACCGTGGGAGTATAAATTCAAGTTTAGTCATATTCTTGTAATGTAGTGGTAGTGGCGAAGTGAACCTCACATCATCCTCTCATAAACTATGACGTGTGAGCATCATAACGAAGTAGACCGTCCTCTCGATGCATCACTTCGCCAAATCTACTATTTTTATTCGGTTTCTGGTTTTCTCTCAAAATGATTTGAAGTTCTTGATGTCTGCTTGTCAATTTTTGTCTGGAACTTGTCCATGTTTGGAGTATTTTGAAAAAGCTACAGCTATACTTCTCTTTGCATTGGCAATATCCAAAAAATAAGGGAAAATGCTCCGATGGGGATTCGAACCCCAGTCACAGGAGTGAGAGTCCTGTATGATTGGCCGTGCTACACTATCGGAGCACACGTTGTAACCCCTAATACGGGTTAATCTATATTAATTTTTTGTTCGAAAAAACGAAGGGGGCGGGTTATACAAACATCCCGCCGGGCATTGGTGGCTCTTCCTCTGTGGTTACCTTC
This genomic stretch from Methanohalophilus levihalophilus harbors:
- a CDS encoding tyrosine-type recombinase/integrase; translated protein: MGLYDFSKRIASAEQRVLDADYSQKNKDTIFSFVHVLYAEGLSEARILKYLSNLNILASWFDKDFDEVTKSDMYRVVAEIERSDRKAWTKQGYKVTIKRFFRWLHNSETDPEITRWIKTNIKQCDQILPEELLTEDEVKQMIDVCDHPRNRAMVAMWYDAGGRVGEMGEAKIKHFVPDVYGAVLMVKGKTGMRRIRLVFSAPYVSKWLDTHPERDNPDAPLWVNYGKYKGRAMKYGGIRMVIKRAANKAGIKKRVYNHLFRHSRITEYATFMTQAQLEKNMGWVHGTRQSGTYIHLAGAQVDSTILEHYGLKEKQDKPSELTPKNCPRCKTTNGPTADFCSNCGMALNAVAATNVDDMQQLGMQLLLEIGAKEPKDVQELQGYLGKLKEALNDSDSTSISDK
- a CDS encoding aldolase, which gives rise to MLACAYLVLMWREMARIGSKLVNHGLVESNFGNISVRKGDNLVITRTGCCLDEITEETVVEVPIDRNSLLDKIASSETAVHRQIYRNTDAGAIVHAHCPYSVTLSLLQEGGNISPIDSEGMLFLGDVPIIKGKIGSEELADAASAALSRHHGAIVYSHGTISVGKNLDEAYIYTTQIEHSCKIKYLYDLARK
- the pgsA gene encoding archaetidylinositol phosphate synthase, whose translation is MTLEKLRPITATYVESIAKRAISAGLTPNYVSIISLIFSALAGIAFYYSLEVAIYALVAVIFVSLNSFFDALDGSMARYQGIASRKGDFLDHVIDRYADMFIIGGIFFGGHVDWEIGVIALVGVLLTSYLGTQAQALGIGRFYGGLMGRADRLVLIMIAAIAYVIYAQPLAGYTILGWCVVVLAFTSHITAFQRIYSVWNKL
- a CDS encoding archease translates to MSAEKKYDYMEHTADARFRAYGANLEEAFENAAEAMFNVMIDTSDIPCRTSIPIEVEADDLEMLLVEWLSELLYHFEVEFIVFSKFAVIGINHQDGVYSLSATACGEFIDLDKHAFETEVKAVTYNNLLVQEAGDDTMVQVTVDT
- a CDS encoding RtcB family protein; protein product: MEQDAGSAGKLRKIDEDIWEVPQDYKEGMRVPGRIFLSETLLGNLENEALEQVANVAMLPGIQKYSMAMPDAHVGYGFPIGGVAAFDEDEGVISPGGVGFDINCGVRLIRSNLQREDTLPHLNQLLDGLFDAVPSGLGSKSKIRASESELDEIFVAGSQWAVEHGYGVKADIEHCEGNGRIEGALPDQISKKAHKRGRPQLGTLGSGNHFLELQCVDEIYDEEAAKAFGLEKGKVTFMVHCGSRGAGHQVCTDHIKTLTSAAKKYGIDLPDRQLACAPAQSKEAQDYFGAMAAAANYAWTNRQVIMHQSRGIFEKVFGMDQDELGLDLVYDVAHNVAKLEEHEIDGEKKKVYVHRKGATRAFPAGHKEVAKAYRNVGQPVLIPGSMGTPSYVLCGNEAGMHISFGSACHGAGRVMSRSHAKKSFSGEDIRVRLEDRGILVKAAHPSVIAEEAPEVYKSSSEVVDVVHRVGIARKVAKLVPLGVVKG
- a CDS encoding PUA domain-containing protein is translated as MVADANLLSQVRVMADYQFGKGSGNVLFPDDVSFMLSRTKRVRQVLSGKSRIATVRAKDGVLTLSIEAASMLHSFLPFPRQRVVICEDAVPFVSKGKTAFAKHVLELDPELRSGEEVLVVDEQDKLLAAGQLLLAVPEIIVMDSGAAVDVRVGIEK
- a CDS encoding polymer-forming cytoskeletal protein, whose amino-acid sequence is MEEHTIVVDGDVVVGNHSDLGYGLIANSAILGERVNVSGDIATTSDVRIDIWSRINGSVRTDENAYIGEFVNIGGKLVVKGDLDVGNDVNIEEGFEARGWIVVRNPVPVVAYIFLYIAELLRLGKGEEVEKALDELFSDDGEDLGVNIMIIPNGSRISADSIRVPGTAKIGSDCRLVGNIRAESLKMGDETTLYGSIRAAGTVELGENNAIHGNIVSRGKVIIHEGTHVLGQINAALINIHESARVDGVMRASAGISFIREEEDIINDNELMRLDVSGSPE
- a CDS encoding acetylornithine transaminase, encoding MASYSSISAKDSECVMQTYTHQPIALERGEGAVVWDVDGKEYIDCVAGIAVNNVGHCHPAVVKAIQDQAAKLIHVSNLYYTEMQANLAEKLVSLTGMDRVFFCNSGAEAVEAAMKLARMVTGKHEFVALKGSFHGRTMNPLSVTYKEAYKEPFKPMPVKATFADFGDAEDVANSIGPGTAAVIVEPIQGEGGINVPSEGFLQEVRKVCDETGTLLIFDEVQTGFGRTGKWFCKEHSGVQPDIMTMAKAMAGGLPMGGIAAREGLTFTKSQHASTFGGGPLVCAAALASIKVMEDENLIERSREMGEYFRKQLSDLGRDDFLEVRGKGLMIGVETGRPCADFVNAAREMGLLLNCTSDTVLRLAPPLTISKEQIDTVVDILGKV
- the hisC gene encoding histidinol-phosphate transaminase, encoding MARSDLIKPEIRSIAPYVPGKSIEEIAKKYCLSADKIIKLGSNENVLGPSPKALEAMVGHAQDINIYPSADAGELVSAISKYVGMPEDMIVGSGPGMDGLLDGLMRLLISPGSEVVISTPTFSYYELSARANGGTPVFVRRNDDFSIDVDSLKDAVTDATKMMFICSPNNPSGNSMSETELRSLVENVSCLVFVDEAYVEFADRTFVSLVNEYDNLIIGRTLSKAFGLAGLRIGYGIMPAWLKVEYMKAGTPFNVSSVALVAGSAALSDEEHLKRSQEMVREGRKYLMDYIPFTVYDSQANFVLVDVSPVKAKDVCEHLLRQGIIVRDCTSFRDAGESLIRVTIGTAEQNKKVVNGFSSF
- a CDS encoding dihydroneopterin aldolase family protein, whose protein sequence is MSEKITDAENAAFEAGIKLGALYHQFTGSPISLHTAESLENAIAESISVQPFVESITVKIDRDIVRSKLNNEFGYCELEGRMITVKLIVAYKNVRLFASMEYERELDYPLMKIEKVESSSE